From one Amphiura filiformis chromosome 13, Afil_fr2py, whole genome shotgun sequence genomic stretch:
- the LOC140168138 gene encoding uncharacterized protein, whose amino-acid sequence MPTLPSQCQSNLYHNKIEIKCPSANTSTLLIYEQIYDPSVPSALNVSRRNVIHISSEAFESLPPIQYLLLSYNKIKTIDGVFHGLGELLVLDLTGNIIESLSGGVLASLQSLQQLYLGRNIISGLTPPLFDSLGNLTVLWLDENQLIELDVGLFQGLRKLSILANANQVRELTPGIFDSLGNLRELLLAENQLTELDVSLFLSLHKLSILDLDTNQLRELKPDIFESLSNLTELLLHGNQLTELDVRLFQSLHKLSILELDTNQIRKIEPGTFDSLGNLTKLGLYKNQLTELDVSLFQDLYKLSILALHTNQIRKINSGTFDSLRNLTELWLYHNQLTELDVSLFQGLHKLSILELHTNQLSTLEPGIFDSLSNLSELWLYENQLTELDVNLFQNLHILSILALHTNQIRKIKPGTFDSLGNLTELWMYENQLTELDVSLFQNLHKLSLLAFHTNQIRKIKPGTFDSLGNLTGLWLYENQLTELDVSLFQNLHTLSLLALHTNQIRKIKPGTFDSLGNLTELVLYRNQLTELDVSLFQGLHKLSLLSLHTNQLRALEPVIFESLSNLTELWLYENQLTELDVSLFPKFT is encoded by the coding sequence ATGCCTACCCTTCCGTCACAATGCCAAAGCAACCTCTACCATAATAAGATTGAAATCAAGTGTCCATCAGCAAACACAAGCACACTTTTGATATATGAACAAATCTATGACCCATCTGTTCCTAGTGCATTGAATGTCTCAAGGAGAAATGTTATCCACATTTCTTCTGAAGCGTTTGAAAGCCTGCCCCCAATCCAATACCTACTTCTCTCATATAACAAGATCAAAACAATTGATGGGGTATTTCATGGTCTTGGTGAATTGCTTGTACTTGACCTCACTGGGAATATAATAGAAAGTTTATCAGGTGGTGTGCTTGCCAGTCTACAGTCCCTGCAGCAACTCTATTTAGGGAGAAATATTATATCTGGACTGACTCCTCCCTtatttgatagtcttggcaatTTGACAGTGTTATGGCTGGATGAGAATCAATTGATAGAACTTGATGTTGGCCTTTTCCAAGGTTTGCGTAAATTGTCAATCTTAGCTAATGCAAACCAAGTAAGAGAATTAACacctggcatatttgatagtcttggcaatTTGAGAGAATTATTGCTGGCTGAGAATCAACTGACAGAACTTGATGTCAGCCTTTTCCTAagtttgcataaattgtctatcttagACCTGGATACAAACCAACTAAGAGAATTAAAACCTGACATATTTGAAAGTCTAAGCAATTTGACTGAATTATTGTTGCATGGAAATCAACTGACAGAACTTGATGTCCGCCTTTTCCAAagtttgcataaattgtctatcttagAATTGGatacaaaccaaataagaaagataGAACCTGGTACatttgatagtcttggcaatTTGACTAAATTAGGGCTGTATAAGAATCAATTGACAGAACTTGATGTCAGCCTTTTCCAAGATTTGTATAAATTGTCTATCTTAGCATTGCatacaaaccaaataagaaagataAATTCTGGTACATTTGATAGTCTTCGCAATTTGACTGAATTATGGCTGTATCATAATCAATTGACTGAACTTGATGTCAGCCttttccaaggtttgcataaattgtctatcttagAATTGCATACAAACCAACTAAGTACATTAGaacctggcatatttgatagtcttaGCAATTTGTCTGAATTATGGCTGTATGAGAATCAATTGACAGAACTTGATGTTAACCTTTTCCAAAATTTGCATATATTGTCTATCTTAGCATTGCatacaaaccaaataagaaagataAAACCTGGTACatttgatagtcttggcaatTTGACTGAATTATGGATGTATGAGAATCAATTGACAGAACTTGATGTCAGCCTTTtccaaaatttgcataaattgtctCTCTTAGCATTCCatacaaaccaaataagaaagataAAGCCTGGTACatttgatagtcttggcaatTTGACTGGATTATGGCTGTATGAGAATCAATTGACAGAACTTGATGTCAGCCTTTTCCAAAATTTGCATACATTGTCTCTCTTAGCATTGCATACCAACCAAATAAGAAAGATAAAACCTGGTACatttgatagtcttggcaatTTGACTGAATTAGTGCTGTATAGGAATCAATTGACAGAACTTGATGTCAGCCttttccaaggtttgcataaattgtctcTTTTATCATTGCATACAAACCAACTAAGAGCATTAGAACCTGTCATATTTGAAAGTCTTAGCAATTTGACTGAATTATGGCTGTATGAGAATCAATTGACAGAACTTGATGTCAGCCTTTTTCCAAAATTTAcataa
- the LOC140168697 gene encoding uncharacterized protein, which yields KPGILDRLGNLTELWLYENELTKLSGSLFQGLYKLSILSLHTNQLRELKPGIFDSLGNLTELWLYENQLTELDLMWCGQNAVWAYAGESLQLDIIQSSNWTFNDYLYIKTDEQEECWGDKDLVAFKEQPTPCSIKFTKLHTNQLSTLEPGIFDSLGNLTELWLYENQLTELDVNLFQNLHKLSILDLHTNQIRKIKPGTFDSLVNLTELWLYDNQLTELDVNLFQGLHKLSILVLHTNPLRALEPGIFESLSNLTELKLYKNQLTELDVSLFQNLHKLSILVLHTNQIRKIKPGTFDSLGNLTELWLYKNQLTELDVSLFQDLYKLSILVLHTNQIRKIKPGTFDSLGNLTELVLYENQLTELDVNLFQNLHKLSILDLHTNQIRKIKPGTFDSLVNLTELWLYDNQLTELDVNLFQGLHKLSILVLHTNPLRALEPGIFESLSNLTELKLYKNQLTELDVSLFQNLHKLSILVLHTNQIRKIKPGTFDSLGNLTELWLYENQLTELDVNLFQGLQKLSHLNLYTNQFRMIELGTFNDLPQLVSLTLNYNLFSSLNSGLFSTLIGLQRLELNNNNLKKIESGEFKYLGNLTHLWLHENKLTWLSRHMFQGLSNLQILTLNGNELTHFEAFSFQHLISLLWLDCTDNQLQYVHQDAFIHMSNLQFVDLTLNPLGKLTQDSFRELGNNTIISVDSPAVCECIIHQDRGPLCAAEEDLSPYLSCEPLLYREVIRLTVWLISLCTIVSNTVVLIWGCMQLKNSKQDEIKQKLLIVNLAGADLLMGFYLLILGVVDKQYGTYFPLHAEKWRMGSLCKISAVLSVLSSEASLLFLTLISFDRFWVFQNFRLNRQGLLPTSMSRIIATMSIWAIAITLSTIPLGLGDEDFEFSQVCIGLPLARRYQVLHRKAFCQHSFD from the exons TTAATGTGGTGTGGACAAAATGCTGTATGGGCATATGCTGG AGAGAGTTTACAACTGGACATCATACAATCGTCCAACTGGACATTCAACGACTACTTGTACATCAAGACAGATGAGCAGGAGGAATGTTGGGGTGACAAAGATCTTGTAGCCTTCAAAGAACAACCAACACCTTGCAGCATCAAATTCACTA AATTGCATACAAACCAACTAAGTACATTAGaacctggcatatttgatagtcttggcaatTTGACTGAATTATGGCTGTATGAGAATCAATTGACAGAACTTGATGTTAACCTTTtccaaaatttgcataaattgtctatcttagACTTGCatacaaaccaaataagaaagataAAACCTGGTACATTTGATAGTCTTGTCAATTTGACTGAATTATGGCTGTATGACAATCAATTGACAGAACTTGATGTCAATCttttccaaggtttgcataaGTTGTCTATCTTAGTCCTGCATACAAACCCACTAAGAGCATTAGAACCTGGTATATTTGAAAGTCTTAGCAATTTGACTGAATTAAAGCTGTATAAGAATCAACTGACAGAACTTGATGTCAGCCTTTtccaaaatttgcataaattgtctatcttagTATTGCatacaaaccaaataagaaagataAAACCTGGTACatttgatagtcttggcaatTTGACTGAATTATGGCTGTATAAGAATCAATTGACAGAACTTGATGTTAGCCTTTTCCAAGATTTGTATAAATTGTCTATCTTAGTATTGCatacaaaccaaataagaaagataAAGCCTGGTACatttgatagtcttggcaatTTGACTGAATTAGTGCTGTATGAGAATCAATTGACAGAACTTGATGTTAACCTTTtccaaaatttgcataaattgtctatcttagACTTGCatacaaaccaaataagaaagataAAACCTGGTACATTTGATAGTCTTGTCAATTTGACTGAATTATGGCTGTATGACAATCAATTGACAGAACTTGATGTCAATCttttccaaggtttgcataaGTTGTCTATCTTAGTCCTGCATACAAACCCACTAAGAGCATTAGAACCTGGTATATTTGAAAGTCTTAGCAATTTGACTGAATTAAAGCTGTATAAGAATCAACTGACAGAACTTGATGTCAGCCTTTtccaaaatttgcataaattgtctatcttagTATTGCatacaaaccaaataagaaagataAAACCTGGTACatttgatagtcttggcaatTTGACTGAATTATGGCTGTATGAGAATCAATTGACAGAACTTGATGTCAATCTTTTCCAAGGTTTGCAAAAATTGTCTCACTTAAACCTGTATACAAATCAATTCAGAATGATTGAACTTGGCACATTTAATGATCTACCACAGTTGGTTAGCCTTACTCTCaattataatttattttcaaGTCTTAATTCTGGATTGTTTTCCACACTGATTGGATTGCAAAGGTTGGAACTGAACAATAACAATCTGAAAAAAATAGAGTCTGGAGAATTCAAGTATTTGGGTAACTTGACACATTTGTGGCTTCATGAAAATAAGCTGACTTGGCTAAGCAGGCATATGTTTCAAGGTCTATCAAATCTACAGATACTTACCTTGAATGGAAATGAATTAACACATTTTGAGGCTTTCTCATTTCAACATTTAATTAGCTTACTCTGGCTAGACTGCACAGATAACCAACTTCAGTATGTCCACCAAGATGCATTCATACACATGTCGAACTTGCAATTTGTTGACCTCACATTAAATCCCCTTGGAAAGTTAACACAAGATTCCTTTAGAGAACTAGGAAATAACACAATAATATCAGTTGATTCTCCAGCAGTTTGTGAGTGTATCATACATCAAGATAGAGGCCCTCTGTGTGCTGCAGAGGAAGATTTGTCTCCATACCTATCATGTGAACCACTGCTATATAGGGAAGTGATTAGGCTCACAGTATGGCTAATCAGTTTGTGCACAATAGTTTCAAATACAGTAGTTCTAATATGGGGATGTATGCAGCTAAAAAATTCAAAACAGGATGAAATAAAGCAAAAATTACTCATTGTTAATCTGGCTGGTGCAGACCTACTCATGGGATTCTATTTACTGATTCTTGGTGTAGTTGACAAACAGTATGGAACATATTTTCCATTACATGCTGAAAAATGGAGGATGGGTTCACTTTGTAAAATTTCTGCTGTGTTATCTGTTTTATCAAGTGAAGCATCTTTACTCTTCTTGACACTGATTAGTTTTGATAGGTTCTGGGTATTTCAAAATTTCAGATTAAACAGGCAAGGTCTGCTACCTACTAGCATGTCCAGGATAATTGCAACCATGTCAATTTGGGCAATAGCGATTACACTAAGTACTATACCATTAGGTTTAGGTGATGAAGACTTTGAGTTCTCTCAAGTTTGTATTGGGTTACCACTGGCAAGGCGTTATCAAGTTTTACACAGAAAAGCATTCTGTCAACATTCCTTTGACTGA